One genomic window of Candidatus Nitrospira nitrosa includes the following:
- a CDS encoding Rossmann-fold NAD(P)-binding domain-containing protein: MHHSLTILGSGYSSKFFLPLATQQYAQVFATSRDPDRNLADLRAEQRIRFDLARPETWQLIPPATDLLWCFPAVPIEFVQQFADTASLRTRRLVVLGSTSAYVDSLSTTYPPPWVNETATIDLEQPRVQGEELLRTSYNATILRVSGIYGPRRSPMKWIRTGRVTRSRKFVNLIHVEDLATTCLAAIRQGEEGTIYNVSDGTPRTWDEICRTVERRWAVRSSVSPEPQPMGKRIANQRLCELLKADGVSLRYPDLYQALERIEEVSLSEAEPSR, encoded by the coding sequence TTGCATCACTCACTCACTATTCTTGGGTCAGGCTACAGCTCCAAGTTTTTCCTACCACTCGCCACGCAACAGTACGCACAGGTCTTTGCGACCAGTCGCGATCCTGATCGAAACCTCGCAGACTTGCGTGCGGAACAACGAATCAGGTTCGACCTTGCACGGCCTGAGACCTGGCAGCTGATTCCTCCCGCAACCGATCTCCTCTGGTGTTTTCCCGCCGTCCCGATCGAGTTCGTTCAACAATTCGCTGATACCGCATCGTTGCGAACCCGTCGGCTGGTGGTACTTGGCAGCACCTCCGCCTACGTCGATTCCCTCTCGACCACCTACCCACCCCCTTGGGTTAACGAAACAGCCACAATTGATCTTGAGCAACCTCGCGTACAAGGTGAAGAACTTCTTAGAACCTCCTATAACGCAACTATTTTAAGAGTCTCAGGGATCTATGGACCTCGCCGCAGTCCCATGAAGTGGATCAGAACCGGCAGGGTCACCCGTTCACGAAAATTCGTCAACCTGATTCATGTCGAAGATCTTGCAACGACCTGCCTCGCAGCCATCAGGCAGGGTGAGGAAGGTACGATTTACAATGTCAGCGATGGAACTCCCAGGACCTGGGATGAAATCTGCCGGACCGTTGAACGACGATGGGCGGTTCGATCTTCGGTCTCTCCTGAGCCACAGCCGATGGGAAAACGGATCGCGAACCAGAGACTGTGCGAGCTACTGAAAGCAGATGGGGTGAGTCTCCGCTACCCCGACCTCTACCAAGCGCTTGAACGGATCGAGGAAGTTTCTCTCAGCGAAGCAGAGCCATCACGGTAA